Sequence from the Ammospiza caudacuta isolate bAmmCau1 chromosome 9, bAmmCau1.pri, whole genome shotgun sequence genome:
GTCCATCAAAAATTAAATAccaggttttgcctttttttttaaacactgaacAAATATGTACAAAATATGAACAATGTGAGGTATAAAACCacaagatttttaaagaaaactagtATGTACAGAAGCAGATACGTGTACGATAGGCATTATCTTCCCACGGCCGTATGCTTCACTTATGCCCTGCAGCAAGGCCCTATCACTCCCtgcattttcttctcaaatatGAAATCCATAAAAAACAGTGCTAGAGattttgaaggagaaaaatattttttttctgcaaattgAACCATCCAAACTGTGAGGCAAAATTCTCAGAAATCTGAGAAGGCACATTTAATCTcacacaagaagaaaaaggaatctGTCTGACAACTCTACCTGACAAAGGAAGGATGTCTCAGTAGAGAGCACACAAAAGAGTGTGAGTATAAGGCACTTCTCGGGATGGTCAAATCCCTTCCTATTTCACAGAACATGCTTCTCTGCTTACAAAGGGCGTTTATATTAATCTATTTAAAGTACGTTTGTTTACACATATAAAGGGCTTAGTCCTGCAATCCATACTCACTTCCACACTAGTTAAGAGTTTTGCCTGATCACCGACAGCAGCTGATTCAGACCCTCTCCACCACCATGAGTAAGGACAGGGTGCAGGACAATATTCCAGTTAGAACATTGATAATTGTACAAACATATCTTACAAATAATTAAATACAAACCATGGTCCTTTAACCAAATTAGAGATGGCAAAACTGAACTGTTTGCAGAAAGtacatctttctttctttctttgcttgttATAAAATTAGTCTATTTGgtgatgcttttttctttcaatgtaACGGTGAAAGTTTTCTCCTGTAGCACGATATTCTTTCAAACCAGCCCCTGGTAAAGTGCAAGCCGAGTTAGGTCCGCTCTCTGCATGGGACTGTTAGTGGGCAGCAGTGTAATAGCCTTTATCACCTTCAATGTCCACTTCTTGATCAGAGTCCTCAGAGACATCTGACTCCAGGTCCTCgtgtgaggctggtgagggggTGTACTGTGAGCCATCCAGAGAGACCTCCTTACCCTTCTGCTCggggctctggcagctctcCGGCCTTTGCTCACTGTGACTGTCAGCACCTTCTACTTCTTCTTTTTTGGTGACCTGGGGGTTCTCCTGCAATGAAAGAATCCTGCTTGGCACAGAACTAGAGGCCACAGAGACAGGAGGCCAGGGaattccagctgtgctgtgtgggaAAACCACCTTGCAGAAAAAGGCAGGtgtcctgctgcctccctgggccTCCTGCCTATAAACCTGCCCGAGTGGGACCGGGCCGGGCGAGGGCTCTGATCCCACTCCCTCACagccacaggggctgctgccgTGAATAGGGCTCCCTGGCGATGGTTATCGCAGCCACTTCAAAAgagtcaggagctgctggagcccaggaACCTCTGAACTTTTGTCTTTAGCAAAGCAAATGTTTATTATGAGTCTACAAACACCGACACACAGCTTCCTCCTGCCCTGATCTTTCTTTAATTACACCCGACAGCAAGAGGAGGGAGGTTGAATCCATCAGTGGTccaaaagcaaatggaaaaaaactaCCAATTAAGCTAAAACTCAACATTAAAACACTCACCActaaaaccaaatcaaaccccTGTTTGTGAAGGCAAGAGTAGCCCTATGTTGGCTCCTGTCTGGAGAGCCCAGTCCCCTAAGGGGGCACGAAATGCtatgtgaaagaaaaagcaggCAGGGACACGTACCCATGATATAACTGTGCGGGCTTGGAGAAATGGATGCGACTGAATGAAAAGGAGGAAATGACTTAAAATGGCCGAGATCCCAAGCAAGCTCTCCGGACACTGCGGCATGGGCCGGGCCCTAGGCGGCCTCTTGCCAGAATAATAgaactttattaaaaaatcaacTGAAGATTGAGTTAAACTCAGGTGAAGGTCACAGAACAGATTCATCTAGAGCACCGTACCGTGATTagtttacttttctttttacttttacATTAAAGGCAAATCTGCCAGTAAACTGTGTGCATCCATGTCACATTAGCTGAAGCCAGACTCAGGTCAAGATGTTggaatttttcaaaaatatttgagcCAAGGGACCTCAGTTTTGCTGAGTTCCTATGTGCCATAAAAATCCCTAAATAATTACCTGCTTGAGCATGATTTCTAAGGGAGGGGAAACTGCTTTAACTTCTTAGGCTCATGCATTGTAACTGCTTGTGAAAGGAAGGTAAAAACTACTCAATTTTCCATGTGGCTCGTCAAACCAAACAAGGTGTTTGTACCTGCTTTCTCCTTTGTTAGCAAAATACATCAACTTGTGTTTATCAAAAGAGGGCATTTTAAAACACCAGTTAATATTCTCCCAAAAAACTGCCTAGGTAATTTACTGACAATTACTTATCTTCTCCACGTTAATTGGCTAAACAACATATGGGTTTACAAAACAATTACCCTGGAGTTTTAATAGGTGGTGTGTGAAAGACGGGCATAATTGATATAGGAACTGCATTAGAAGCTTTTAACGTTAGTGCTGCCTGAACGAGCCCTCACGGATTCCAGCATGACTATTTGTCTTTTTAATCAAGGTGAAGAGGTTAAACAGCCTTTCAGATGACTTCTGCATACAACCTGGAATAGGCGAGCACGGCGTAAGATAAGACAATTAAAATACTTATTTCTATAGAAACAGAAACATCTCCCTACCTGCTTTAGACGCCTCCATTTGGCTCTGCGATTCTGAAACCAGGTTTTGACCTGAGCAACGACAACAAGAAAAGGTGCAGGGTAGTCTTGGAGCCAGTTAGTGCCCAGAGCCTTTCCCAAGCCACAAGCAAAAAGCAAGAACCCGTCAAAGACCCCTTCCCGCCGACCCTGAGCCGGCCAGGTCCCGATGCAGCGACAGCAGCTGCACGGCGGGGCCTGGAGCGAAGGGGAAGGGGCGCGGTTCCCCGGGGCGCGGGCATGGCCTCACCTGCCTCTCGCTGAGCTGCAGCATCTTGGCCAGGCGCTTCCTCTCCGGCGGGGAGAGGTATTTCTGCGTCTCGAACTTCTTCTCCAGCTCGATGGTCTGGTCGTTGGAGAAGCGGACCTGCCCCCCCTTCCTCTTGTGCAGCGGCCGCTGGATGAAGGGGCTCCAGAGCAGCGGCTTCCCTGCAAAGAGAGGCAGAGAGCCGAGGGTCACCGCCGGCCACGGACACGCGGGACTggggagcccctgcccagccccggccaGGCCTGGGAGCGTGCCGGGTCTAGGCTCGCTAATTTCCTTCGcctgattttatttctctcagTTCCTACTCTGATCTTTCCCctctctgattttttcccctccgcCAAACGGAGAGACCGGTTAAAGTCACTTTACGGGCTTTGGCAACATTTCCGTCAATGTGTTTCCTGTTGGTCTATCTCGCAAAGAaagagaccaaaaaaaaaaaaaaaaaaaaaaaaaaaaaaaaaaaaaaagacctttgCTTCCTTCTGCTCTTTCACTGCGATGTCCTAAAGAAACCGTCTCCCGGGTCCCTGTGGAGAGCGGGGACATcgcggggctgggcaggggtgaTGCGCCGACAGGAGGGCACTGGGTTTCTAGGAAGGAGGGCCCGCATGTCCCCCACCCTCGGCTGGGGCTTTGCCCGCCAGAAGCCGCGGGGCGCCCGCCAGGCTCACCCGGGGCCGGGTGAGGGGCGAGGCGGGGCAGGCAGCGACACGCCGGGGAACCGGCCCCGCTGCGGAGCCGCAGCCGCGTCCCGGGGCAGGAGGCTCCGGCCAGCGCAACTGAGTCATGCTGTTTGTCTTTCGGCCTGCACCCTTTGCAATTTGCTGCATTGTTTTTCGAGATTTTGCTTGCGTCAGGCTTTAGTAATTCTTGTGCAAAACAGACTCAAAAAATAGGAAGCAACTGGTTATTTTAGCTGTCATAAAGTCACATCCCACACAGAGGAAATGAACAATATCAGAAAAACGGATCCCGGCTATCAGAAGTCGAGTGTTTCCTGAATTTGTCTGTATTGAGGATGTCGATAAAGTAATCAGCAATGTGCACGACTCCCGGGGAAGAGCCTGCTTCAGGCGGCCAGGAAAACACTTAACAGCTTCTGAAACCAGATTTACTCCTATCGAGAGCTCAAGGTTTCCTGTATGAACGGAAAGGGTCAGCCTCTTTCATTGCACAAATGTGGTGAGTCAGGTCCAGTTTTGC
This genomic interval carries:
- the HHEX gene encoding hematopoietically-expressed homeobox protein HHEX; protein product: MQYQPPGAAPAALGVGVPLYAPTPLLQPAHPTPFYIEDILGRGPAAAPAPHSLPAPPPPTLPSPNSSFTSLVSPYRTPIYEPTPVHPAFSHHLAATYGTGAYAGPLYSFPRAVGDYAHALIRQDPLGKPLLWSPFIQRPLHKRKGGQVRFSNDQTIELEKKFETQKYLSPPERKRLAKMLQLSERQVKTWFQNRRAKWRRLKQENPQVTKKEEVEGADSHSEQRPESCQSPEQKGKEVSLDGSQYTPSPASHEDLESDVSEDSDQEVDIEGDKGYYTAAH